CGATGTCGCTATCCAGAATCGTTCTTACACCGTTCGCCATCGCCTCTGCACATTCTGCGCTTACTGCGCCCTTTTCTTCCACTATTTCGCGTGCAACGTGCAATATTTCAATCTTCACGTCATTGGCATACGCGGTTATACCGCCTTTGTAATAGTCCGAGCTGCCGGAGACGTTGGTTATCCGATGACCTACCAATCCGCCCGTGCACGACTCTGCGGTGGCTAACGTGAACCCTCTCTTTCGTAACGCTTCGCCAATTTCAACCTCTCTCATCTCTTCGTATCTTATTCTCACCTGCATCCATAAAAATAAAGTGAATGGATCGTGATGTTGGAAACCACGAGTACTTACGAGAGATCAGGGGGGTAGTTTATTTCTCTATACCGTGCCGTACCTTTACGGCGACGCCGTGCGTAAAGCTGTGCAGCTCTTCACCGGCTAACATCGCTCTGCCCGTTGCGAGCAGTCGATCCTGCTCGTCCACCACGAGTACTTCGTCATACGCCCGTATCGCAGGGTCGGCGTCGAGTACGTGCTTACAAAATGCCGTCTCGCCTTTTCGTACAAACTCGCTGCTCTCTTCGTTCATTATCACTCGTAGCCGTGGATACTGGAGATGCTGATGCAGCCGTTTCGCACCTTCGATACCCAGCGTGAAGAGCCCGTCACTACTCCTGAGCGTGGCTATCCTCTTGTCGCCTTCCTTTATCTGCGCTATTCGCCGTGTCCGTGAGAGTGTAAATTCAACGTTGTCAGTGAACAATACGGCGCCTGCTCCTCTGCCGAACTGATAGTCCGCAATGATCCTTGCCTTTTCGAGCAGGCGTTCCCTTTCTTCCTCTTCCATTTCCTTCTCTCGCTTTCGGTTGCACCACAGGTATAGCAACGGTTATTTTCCCAGCCCACGCTCGCAATCACGAGGATGTTTCCCACGGAGCCGTTTGCTTGCTGTCCCTTGTTTATTGATATTTAAAACTCTCTAAACTTTCTTAGTTAAGAACGTTTTAGCGAGCGCATGAAGCGAAGGAGAAGGATCGAGGATCTTGCAGAGCAGCGTATCGAACGGCTCTTTCAGCTTGCCGAGGTAGCAGCGAAGGAGGGGCGCGAGCAGCGCAGTCAACGCTATATCGAGCTTGCGCGTGCGATCGGGATGCGGTACCGGGTGCGAATACCGAAGCATCTGAAGATGCGGCTCTGCAAGCGTTGTCACGCTCTGTTAATCCCGGGGAAAACCGCACGAGTCCGGCTCAGGAGTGAGTACATGACAACCTCCTGTTTGCGGTGTGGGAAGCAGATGAGACGTCCGTATAAAACGCCGAGGGCGCCGTCTGTGAGGAGAAGCGAAGGAGATGAAAAGTGAGGTTTTGCGCACTTCAGTTTTTTGTAACCAACATAGATTGATAAATACAGGAAATTAATGAATTGCATGTGTGATGAGAATTTGAAAAAAGAAGAAGAGGTGAATGTTGAAGGATTAATAAATAAATGCTTTTTCAATCTTTTGATTGGTTGCA
This genomic interval from Methanomicrobia archaeon contains the following:
- a CDS encoding pseudouridine synthase, whose translation is MEEEERERLLEKARIIADYQFGRGAGAVLFTDNVEFTLSRTRRIAQIKEGDKRIATLRSSDGLFTLGIEGAKRLHQHLQYPRLRVIMNEESSEFVRKGETAFCKHVLDADPAIRAYDEVLVVDEQDRLLATGRAMLAGEELHSFTHGVAVKVRHGIEK
- a CDS encoding ribonuclease P, with the translated sequence MKRRRRIEDLAEQRIERLFQLAEVAAKEGREQRSQRYIELARAIGMRYRVRIPKHLKMRLCKRCHALLIPGKTARVRLRSEYMTTSCLRCGKQMRRPYKTPRAPSVRRSEGDEK
- a CDS encoding CinA family protein, translated to MREVEIGEALRKRGFTLATAESCTGGLVGHRITNVSGSSDYYKGGITAYANDVKIEILHVAREIVEEKGAVSAECAEAMANGVRTILDSDIGISTTGIAGPRGGTPEKPVGLVYIAVATKDYLYHEKHIFHGDREGNKREAADAALELLIRYLSSL